Part of the Flavobacterium alkalisoli genome is shown below.
AATCCTGCACCTGATTTGAAATACAGTCAGCCAACGGCTTCTAAGAATAAATATAGCGATGAGCTGGCAACCATTAAATTCAGGCACAAAAAGCCTGATGGCGATAAGAGTAAAGAAACTGTACAGGTAATACCAAACAAAGCAGTAAGCCTGGAACAGGCATCGGGCGACTTTAAATTTGCCGCCGCAGTTGCATGGTTCGGGTTAAAGCTAAGGGATTCCAAACTTATACCTAACAAGGCTTCTAAAGACATTATTAAGCTTGCCAAAGAAGGTTCAAAACCGGACCCTGACGGATATAAGGCAGAGTTTATAAGACTTGTAGATATGGTACAATAAAAACAAAAGGCAGGATTAAATCCTGCCTTTTTGGTTTATCTTCCGTGATACTTCATATCCGGTAATGGTTCGTTATTTTTAAGAAAACGGTCAAACCAGTTTAGCACCATTTTATTTACTTCATTTTTGTTTTCGTTGATACCATGATCACTCCCTTCAAAAACCACAAGCCTGTAGGGTATTCTGTATTTTTCAAATTCAATAGCCAGTTTCAGGCTCTGCTCACATTTCACCCGCCAGTCGGCATTACCGTGTAGCATCAATAATGGAACATTTATTGGCAATTTTTCTACCCATTCAATAGCCGATCTTTTTGTAAGTTCAGCTTCTTTATTATTTGCATAATTGGGAATAAGTTCGCTGTACACCTTTTCCATTTCAGGCCTTTCAAGTCCGGCTCTCATATCAGAAAGTGCTCCGCCCACAACAGCCGCCTTTATCTTATTGGTCTCCGTTAGTGCCCTTAAAGTCATCATTCCGCCCCTACTCCAGCCATACATACCTATACGCGTTGTATCTGACTCTTTAATTTCAGCAAGTACATCAATTAAGTTAACCACATCATCAACATCACTGCCGCCAAATTCTTCAGTCCCTTCGCTGCCACCGTTACCACGATACTGGCTGGCTATTACCACATAACCTTCTTTTGCCAGCGGGCCTAAAAAGCGATATGCATAAGGCAGGATCAATTCTCCAAAATCCCTGTTACCTCCTCTGTTAAATATAATAACCGGGTGTGGTCCCTGGGTTTTAGGCTGCACAAGATATCCGTTAACTTTTAAGCTGTCACTGGCATAAG
Proteins encoded:
- a CDS encoding alpha/beta hydrolase family protein, which encodes MVKKFSTVILLFLGVVVFAQNQQKLLLKKELQTTPAKISYKDSIEVYSITYASDSLKVNGYLVQPKTQGPHPVIIFNRGGNRDFGELILPYAYRFLGPLAKEGYVVIASQYRGNGGSEGTEEFGGSDVDDVVNLIDVLAEIKESDTTRIGMYGWSRGGMMTLRALTETNKIKAAVVGGALSDMRAGLERPEMEKVYSELIPNYANNKEAELTKRSAIEWVEKLPINVPLLMLHGNADWRVKCEQSLKLAIEFEKYRIPYRLVVFEGSDHGINENKNEVNKMVLNWFDRFLKNNEPLPDMKYHGR